The following proteins are co-located in the Nonlabens ponticola genome:
- a CDS encoding TolC family protein, whose product MKNTFICMLILMCSAFAKAQSSTITATQKKWTLRECVEYALENNISIKQSELNLEAVEADKLSALGNMLPSLNASSSISENTGLSFNPVTNNAQTTTFLSVTGRINVGYNLFDGLRNIRQLQRAKISELSSQYRLDKMKDDISLFVANNYLQILTNKANLETLTAQNEVTLEQVERTEELIEAGQLPRGDLLEIRAQNATEQQQIIVAQNAVTISKVSLAQLLLIKDYENFDIVDSDFEITDESFANKPVGEIIAAAEDNRSEVRIAEQDVELAEKDLQIARGAYYPTIGAFFGYDTRYTDATSFDQRIDQDNPFRTEQIGVVEETGQSVVGQFPNTQTVIVGADPFIEQLYQNDGIGYGFSLSIPIFNGFSVRSNVQRNKVNVKRAEFQLEQARLDLESNVYQAYVDVQGSRKSYEAAKTALESQELAYDYAKERYDVGLTNAFDFSQSKLRLNNAKINLNQAKFDYLFRLKVLELYFGIEPNEIKL is encoded by the coding sequence ATGAAAAATACATTTATATGCATGTTGATTTTGATGTGTTCCGCTTTCGCGAAAGCGCAATCATCAACAATCACCGCAACACAAAAAAAGTGGACTCTTAGAGAATGTGTCGAGTACGCGCTGGAGAATAATATCAGTATTAAGCAAAGTGAGCTCAATCTAGAAGCGGTAGAAGCAGACAAATTGAGTGCCTTGGGTAATATGTTGCCATCACTTAATGCAAGCAGTAGTATTTCAGAGAATACTGGTTTGAGTTTTAACCCAGTAACCAACAATGCACAAACGACCACCTTTTTATCAGTCACAGGTCGTATCAACGTAGGCTATAACTTATTTGATGGTTTGCGTAATATCAGACAGTTGCAGCGTGCAAAAATTTCTGAGCTGTCTAGTCAGTATCGTCTGGACAAGATGAAAGACGACATCTCATTGTTTGTAGCCAATAACTACCTGCAAATTTTAACCAATAAAGCAAACCTTGAAACGCTTACCGCTCAAAATGAGGTAACTCTTGAACAGGTCGAGCGTACTGAAGAGTTAATCGAGGCTGGTCAATTACCTCGTGGTGACCTACTAGAGATACGTGCTCAAAATGCCACTGAGCAACAGCAGATAATCGTAGCGCAAAACGCGGTAACTATCAGTAAGGTGAGTCTTGCACAATTGCTGTTGATTAAGGACTATGAAAATTTTGATATAGTCGACAGTGATTTTGAAATCACCGACGAGAGTTTTGCTAATAAACCAGTAGGTGAAATCATTGCCGCTGCTGAGGATAACAGATCAGAAGTAAGAATTGCCGAACAAGACGTGGAACTGGCAGAGAAGGATCTTCAAATTGCTCGTGGTGCTTATTACCCGACTATTGGAGCGTTTTTTGGATATGATACCCGTTATACCGATGCAACATCTTTTGATCAACGCATCGATCAAGACAATCCATTTAGAACAGAGCAAATAGGTGTGGTAGAGGAGACCGGTCAAAGTGTAGTAGGTCAATTTCCTAACACTCAGACAGTCATTGTAGGAGCAGATCCTTTCATCGAGCAATTATACCAGAATGATGGTATCGGTTACGGGTTTTCTCTCAGTATCCCAATCTTCAACGGCTTCAGCGTACGTAGCAATGTGCAGCGCAACAAAGTAAATGTCAAGCGAGCGGAGTTTCAACTAGAACAGGCAAGGCTTGATCTTGAAAGCAATGTGTATCAAGCTTATGTGGACGTACAAGGGTCACGTAAATCATACGAGGCTGCGAAAACTGCTCTTGAATCTCAAGAACTGGCCTATGATTATGCAAAGGAGCGATATGATGTAGGGTTGACTAATGCATTTGACTTTAGTCAAAGTAAGCTGCGATTGAACAACGCAAAAATCAATTTGAATCAGGCAAAGTTTGATTATTTATTTAGACTTAAGGTGCTAGAACTTTATTTTGGAATAGAGCCTAACGAGATAAAACTATAG
- a CDS encoding dodecin family protein → MAVLKVIEVLANSEKSWEDAAQKAVAHAGKSVKNIKSVYINEQSAHVTDNKITDYRVNVKITFEVN, encoded by the coding sequence ATGGCAGTTTTAAAAGTAATTGAAGTATTAGCAAACAGTGAGAAAAGCTGGGAAGATGCAGCACAAAAGGCGGTTGCACACGCAGGAAAGAGCGTGAAGAATATTAAATCTGTTTATATCAATGAGCAAAGTGCCCATGTAACTGATAATAAAATCACAGATTATCGCGTGAACGTAAAAATTACGTTCGAGGTTAATTAA
- a CDS encoding ABC transporter ATP-binding protein has translation MIEIKDLHKSYKTGNNSLHVLKGIDFSVKEGELVSIMGSSGSGKSTLLNILGMLDEADEGSYTLDNTPIKNLNEKIAAQYRNKFLGFIFQSFNLIGYKTAVDNVSLPLYYQKVSRKERDEKSMYYLEKVGLADWADHLPNQLSGGQKQRVAIARALASDPKVLLADEPTGALDTKTSYEVMDLIQGINDEGRTILIVTHEPDIAEMTKRIVNLKDGRIIDDTLVNQVKAAAHV, from the coding sequence ATGATCGAAATCAAAGATTTACACAAATCTTATAAAACGGGTAACAACTCGTTGCACGTATTAAAGGGCATTGACTTTTCAGTAAAGGAAGGTGAGTTGGTTTCTATTATGGGTTCATCAGGTTCTGGTAAATCTACCTTACTCAACATTCTAGGAATGCTTGACGAGGCTGATGAGGGTTCTTATACGCTGGACAATACACCTATCAAAAACTTGAACGAGAAAATTGCGGCGCAATACCGCAACAAATTTTTAGGTTTCATCTTTCAGTCATTCAATCTTATAGGTTATAAAACTGCGGTGGACAATGTTTCATTGCCATTATACTATCAGAAGGTAAGCCGTAAGGAACGCGATGAGAAATCCATGTATTATCTAGAGAAAGTAGGACTTGCTGACTGGGCAGACCATTTACCCAACCAACTTTCTGGTGGTCAAAAACAACGTGTCGCTATAGCAAGAGCACTCGCGAGTGACCCTAAAGTTCTACTTGCCGATGAGCCTACTGGAGCACTAGATACCAAAACTTCATACGAAGTAATGGATCTTATTCAAGGCATAAATGATGAAGGTCGTACCATTCTTATTGTGACTCACGAGCCAGACATTGCAGAGATGACCAAGCGCATTGTCAACCTCAAAGACGGACGCATCATTGACGATACTCTAGTGAACCAGGTAAAAGCTGCAGCCCATGTTTAA
- a CDS encoding ABC transporter permease, which translates to MFSRDRWNEILEALNSNKLRTILTAFGVFWGIFILVALLALTNGLRNGVSSDFGDRATNTMFMWGQSTSMAYKGLNKGRRVQFKLADVDALKSKMPDLRIVSPRLQLGGYRGANNVTRGDKTGAFQVNGDYPEFKQQQPMDILKGRWINYSDIDKLLKTAVIGTGVEKALFDIGEEPIGQYISLQGVNFKVVGVFDNPNSQGDSEEEANNIFIPFTTFGKAFNSGDDVGWMAITANDDVSMTDLKPQVLSIMREQRGVHPNDMRAIGNFDLAEQFAKFTGLFDILSFVGYFVGGLVLLSGGIGISNIMLIVVKERTNEIGVRRALGATPWDIKAQILQESIVLTLMSGLAGIAFAAGMIWVMNYLLDQAGEVDNFANPSVNITVVIIALIILIIAGLLAGFIPSSRATTMKPVDALRTE; encoded by the coding sequence ATGTTTAGTAGAGATAGATGGAATGAGATACTGGAAGCCCTTAACTCAAATAAGTTAAGGACGATACTAACAGCATTCGGTGTTTTCTGGGGAATTTTTATTCTAGTAGCACTGCTTGCGTTGACAAACGGTTTGCGCAATGGGGTTTCATCAGATTTTGGTGATCGAGCGACAAACACCATGTTTATGTGGGGCCAATCTACGAGCATGGCTTACAAAGGATTGAACAAAGGCCGTCGCGTACAGTTCAAACTCGCTGATGTTGATGCACTAAAATCCAAAATGCCTGATTTACGCATCGTGTCACCACGATTGCAATTAGGTGGTTATCGTGGTGCAAATAATGTAACGCGTGGCGATAAGACAGGAGCGTTTCAAGTAAACGGCGATTATCCAGAGTTCAAGCAACAGCAACCTATGGATATTCTAAAGGGTCGTTGGATTAATTATTCTGATATTGATAAGTTGTTGAAGACAGCTGTAATCGGTACTGGTGTAGAGAAAGCACTATTTGATATAGGTGAAGAACCTATAGGTCAATACATAAGTTTGCAAGGAGTGAACTTTAAGGTGGTCGGTGTTTTTGATAATCCAAACAGTCAAGGAGATAGCGAGGAAGAAGCCAATAATATATTTATCCCGTTCACAACATTTGGTAAGGCATTCAACTCTGGTGACGATGTAGGCTGGATGGCCATCACGGCAAACGATGATGTGAGCATGACAGATTTGAAGCCGCAAGTGCTTTCCATCATGCGTGAGCAACGCGGCGTTCACCCTAACGATATGCGAGCCATAGGAAACTTTGACCTCGCAGAGCAGTTTGCAAAATTCACAGGGCTATTCGATATTTTGAGTTTTGTGGGCTACTTCGTGGGTGGCTTGGTATTACTTTCTGGTGGTATCGGTATCAGCAATATTATGTTGATTGTAGTTAAGGAACGCACTAATGAAATAGGTGTACGTCGTGCACTAGGCGCCACACCATGGGATATTAAGGCACAAATCTTACAGGAATCAATTGTATTGACTTTGATGTCAGGATTGGCAGGAATTGCTTTTGCCGCTGGTATGATTTGGGTAATGAATTATTTACTGGATCAAGCTGGTGAAGTAGATAATTTTGCAAATCCATCAGTAAATATTACCGTGGTCATCATTGCACTCATCATACTAATTATTGCAGGCTTGCTCGCAGGCTTTATACCATCATCACGCGCCACTACTATGAAACCAGTGGATGCTTTGAGAACCGAATAA
- the tsaB gene encoding tRNA (adenosine(37)-N6)-threonylcarbamoyltransferase complex dimerization subunit type 1 TsaB, whose amino-acid sequence MKPILCIETTSTNCSVALAVEGSLLPNNYGLKDCLDLLEDNSDNYQHGERLHIFIDEILKRNSIDRSDLTAVAISSGPGSYTGLRIGTAAAKGLCYALDIPLISIDTVNSLSVMLEPDQQASYVVPMIDARRMEVYTAVFQDHNLITPVNAMILDTNSYQDIRKGKDAVFIGSGATKFREFLQDNTNKYIDRLPSAIGMCSLAMAAHKKSDFVKEVAYYEPLYLKEFKAG is encoded by the coding sequence TTGAAACCTATTCTTTGCATAGAAACTACCTCTACTAATTGCTCAGTAGCGCTTGCTGTTGAAGGTAGTCTTCTTCCTAATAATTATGGTTTAAAGGATTGTCTAGATCTACTTGAAGACAATAGCGACAATTATCAGCACGGTGAGCGATTGCACATCTTTATCGATGAGATATTAAAACGTAATTCTATAGATCGATCAGATCTTACAGCAGTAGCTATAAGCTCTGGCCCTGGAAGTTATACCGGATTACGCATAGGTACAGCAGCGGCCAAAGGATTATGTTATGCTCTCGATATACCCTTAATTTCTATCGATACGGTCAACTCTCTATCTGTTATGTTAGAGCCAGATCAACAAGCTAGTTATGTTGTCCCAATGATAGATGCAAGGCGCATGGAAGTTTATACCGCGGTTTTTCAAGATCATAATTTAATTACTCCTGTAAATGCGATGATTCTTGACACCAACTCGTACCAGGACATAAGAAAAGGCAAGGACGCTGTTTTCATAGGATCAGGCGCCACAAAATTTAGGGAGTTTCTACAGGACAATACTAATAAGTACATTGATAGGTTGCCTAGCGCTATAGGAATGTGTTCTTTAGCGATGGCAGCGCATAAAAAAAGCGACTTCGTCAAAGAAGTCGCTTATTATGAACCGCTATACCTTAAAGAATTTAAGGCGGGTTAA
- a CDS encoding ABC transporter permease — translation MFNIERWQEIFETIRKNKLRTFLTSLSVASGIFILVILLGFSTGIETGVRTEFEQDATNRISINVRTTTKGYNGLNPGRRLQLRDADYDNLNAKYENQIEYKTSVYSIWQSQVNYKTQQGNYRVQGVSQDQQWIENATLSDGRFISPDDIAESRKVAAIGYQMKQDLFKDEDAIGKTVLINNNVNFTVVGVYTDPGGTREETRMFMPITTAQRVFNAGSNIDQIAYTVQPAATFDETVELSAAMKESIEQDLRTRFQVAPDDRVAIRVDDTLEEAQQIFGLIATIRSVFWFIGIGTIIAGVVGVGNIMLIVVKERTKEIGIRKALGALPSEIIWMVLHESIFITSIAGLIGLFLGVGLLELISPLVETDFIKYPKVDFTTSITTVVILVVAGALAGFFPARRAANIKPIEALRDE, via the coding sequence ATGTTTAACATCGAGCGCTGGCAGGAAATATTTGAAACCATACGCAAGAATAAATTGCGCACCTTTCTCACGAGCTTATCAGTAGCTTCTGGGATCTTTATTCTAGTGATACTATTGGGTTTTTCAACAGGAATCGAGACTGGCGTGCGTACTGAATTTGAACAAGACGCCACCAATAGGATTTCCATCAATGTACGTACGACTACCAAAGGTTACAACGGCTTAAACCCAGGAAGAAGATTACAACTGCGCGATGCAGATTATGACAATCTCAACGCCAAATATGAGAATCAGATTGAGTACAAGACAAGCGTCTATTCTATCTGGCAATCACAAGTGAATTACAAAACCCAACAAGGTAATTATCGAGTGCAAGGTGTCTCACAAGATCAGCAATGGATTGAAAATGCTACATTATCTGACGGGCGATTTATAAGCCCAGATGACATTGCAGAATCCCGTAAGGTAGCTGCAATAGGTTATCAAATGAAGCAAGATCTTTTTAAGGATGAAGATGCCATCGGGAAAACGGTGTTGATCAATAACAATGTGAACTTTACCGTGGTAGGTGTTTACACAGATCCAGGTGGAACTCGTGAGGAGACACGCATGTTCATGCCTATCACCACAGCACAGCGAGTTTTTAATGCTGGTAGTAATATTGATCAAATTGCTTACACCGTTCAACCTGCAGCAACCTTTGATGAGACGGTTGAGCTTAGTGCCGCAATGAAAGAATCCATAGAACAAGACTTAAGGACCAGATTTCAGGTCGCACCTGATGATCGTGTCGCCATACGTGTGGACGATACACTAGAAGAGGCTCAGCAGATATTTGGCTTGATTGCCACCATCAGATCTGTGTTTTGGTTCATAGGTATAGGTACAATCATCGCTGGTGTGGTAGGCGTCGGTAATATTATGCTTATCGTTGTTAAGGAACGCACCAAAGAAATTGGGATACGTAAAGCGCTAGGTGCCTTGCCTAGTGAGATAATATGGATGGTGCTTCATGAATCTATTTTTATTACCAGCATTGCAGGATTGATAGGTTTGTTTCTAGGTGTTGGTTTGTTAGAACTTATATCACCACTGGTAGAGACAGATTTCATCAAATACCCTAAGGTAGATTTCACCACTTCAATCACCACAGTAGTAATTCTGGTAGTTGCTGGTGCGCTAGCAGGATTTTTTCCCGCGCGACGTGCTGCAAACATAAAACCTATTGAAGCTTTAAGAGACGAATAA
- a CDS encoding efflux RND transporter periplasmic adaptor subunit codes for MKKTILITLGVIAFLIVAFFALKAVGIIGGGDKGTLVETMKVERSTIVQTVSATGKIKPEIEVSISPEVPGEIIALPIKEGEAVEKGQLLARINPDLLESSVSRTRAGLSNARSNYAQAQASLTEAEANYRRSAQLFEKGVISQAEFDSARANLDRAKASERAAYFGVQSSAATVNEASDNLGRTSIFAPMSGTVSLLAVELGERVVGTQQMAGTELLRVADLSQMEVEVDVNENDIVKINVGDRALVEVDAYGTRQFDGEVTEIANTASQALSADQVTNFKVKVRILSDSYADLVGDKENYSPFRPGMTAVVDIITDEAIDAVAVPISSIVVKTDTTASLRRKEITVDSEKFECVFVNENGKSVLKVVETGIQDDRNIVIKSGVALGDEVITGPYRTVTDVLKPGKTIRVKGEKSAEEDTTEE; via the coding sequence ATGAAAAAAACAATACTCATAACATTAGGCGTCATAGCATTTCTAATTGTAGCATTTTTTGCCCTGAAGGCTGTTGGTATAATCGGTGGTGGCGATAAAGGTACCCTAGTAGAGACCATGAAGGTAGAGCGATCTACTATCGTGCAAACGGTAAGTGCTACAGGTAAAATAAAACCAGAAATAGAGGTTAGCATATCGCCAGAGGTTCCTGGCGAGATCATCGCATTGCCTATTAAGGAAGGTGAAGCAGTAGAAAAAGGACAGTTGCTAGCTAGAATAAATCCAGATCTTCTCGAGTCAAGTGTTAGCAGAACAAGGGCTGGACTATCAAATGCTAGATCAAACTATGCACAAGCACAGGCAAGCCTTACCGAGGCTGAAGCCAATTATAGACGAAGCGCACAATTATTTGAAAAAGGTGTCATCTCTCAAGCAGAATTTGATAGTGCCAGAGCAAATCTTGATCGAGCCAAAGCATCAGAAAGAGCTGCTTACTTTGGAGTTCAAAGTAGTGCTGCAACTGTTAATGAGGCAAGTGATAACCTAGGTCGTACAAGTATTTTTGCACCAATGTCAGGAACTGTTTCCTTACTAGCAGTAGAATTAGGAGAACGAGTGGTAGGAACACAACAAATGGCAGGTACAGAATTACTGCGCGTTGCAGACCTTTCTCAAATGGAAGTTGAGGTTGACGTGAACGAGAATGACATCGTCAAGATCAATGTTGGCGATAGAGCACTTGTTGAGGTTGACGCTTATGGAACTCGTCAATTTGATGGTGAGGTAACTGAAATTGCAAACACTGCCTCACAGGCATTGAGCGCAGATCAAGTGACCAACTTTAAAGTCAAGGTGAGAATCCTATCTGACAGCTATGCAGATCTAGTTGGCGATAAGGAAAACTATAGTCCATTTAGACCAGGTATGACAGCAGTTGTAGATATCATTACCGATGAAGCAATTGATGCAGTAGCAGTACCAATAAGCTCCATAGTCGTAAAAACAGATACTACTGCGAGCTTGAGAAGAAAAGAAATCACTGTAGATTCTGAGAAATTTGAATGCGTTTTTGTCAATGAGAACGGTAAGTCAGTATTAAAGGTAGTAGAAACTGGAATTCAAGACGATAGGAACATCGTTATAAAAAGTGGTGTAGCATTAGGAGATGAGGTTATCACTGGTCCATATAGAACCGTGACTGATGTCCTTAAACCTGGAAAAACGATTAGGGTAAAAGGTGAAAAAAGCGCCGAAGAAGATACTACTGAAGAATAA
- a CDS encoding efflux RND transporter periplasmic adaptor subunit has protein sequence MKRTGTVILLAVIFLAAAIGIWYIYVKDLEDPEVYTTEEASEQTIIKETVATGNIVPMEEVNIKPNISGVIDKIHVEAGDFVEAGDLIAEIKVVPNINSLTSAKNSIAQQRTSVQTAKLALDNQQAIYNRQKELFEKGVISANDFDLAQNSYNNALQRYKQEQVSLQGASQNFDIIKTGTTSGLSEYANTNVRATVSGMVLDVPVKEGNQVIEANNFNEGTPIATIADVTKMIFEGKVDESEVGKIKEGLPLEITVGAYNNKRYDAILDYIAPKGVAENGAIQFAIKGTLKEIERDSSFVRAGLSANASIILDKADKVLAIKEALVQYDPETKKPYVEIATGDQTFERRNIELGLSDGIYVEVKDGITSADKLKVWNPLKAPQGRGGYGG, from the coding sequence ATGAAACGTACAGGAACCGTCATATTATTAGCCGTGATATTTCTCGCTGCAGCCATAGGAATTTGGTACATCTATGTCAAGGATCTTGAGGATCCAGAGGTGTACACGACTGAAGAGGCAAGTGAGCAAACTATCATCAAAGAGACCGTTGCCACAGGAAACATAGTTCCTATGGAAGAAGTCAATATAAAGCCTAACATCTCAGGAGTGATCGATAAGATACACGTTGAGGCTGGTGATTTTGTAGAAGCTGGTGACCTCATTGCAGAGATCAAAGTGGTACCTAACATCAACTCGCTTACCAGTGCAAAAAATAGTATCGCGCAACAGCGTACTTCTGTTCAAACAGCAAAGCTGGCGCTGGACAATCAGCAAGCGATCTATAATCGCCAGAAAGAGTTGTTTGAAAAAGGCGTGATTTCTGCAAATGATTTTGACCTTGCTCAAAACAGCTATAATAATGCCTTACAGCGCTACAAGCAAGAACAGGTATCATTGCAAGGCGCTAGCCAGAATTTTGATATCATCAAGACAGGAACCACTTCTGGTTTAAGTGAGTATGCAAATACAAACGTACGCGCTACCGTTTCCGGAATGGTGCTCGACGTTCCCGTAAAAGAAGGAAATCAGGTTATCGAAGCAAATAACTTTAATGAAGGAACGCCTATCGCCACGATTGCAGACGTTACCAAAATGATTTTTGAAGGTAAGGTCGATGAGAGCGAGGTAGGAAAAATCAAGGAAGGCCTGCCACTAGAGATCACTGTTGGAGCATACAATAACAAGCGCTATGATGCTATTCTAGATTATATCGCGCCCAAAGGTGTTGCCGAAAATGGTGCCATACAATTTGCCATTAAGGGAACCTTGAAAGAAATTGAGCGCGACAGTAGTTTTGTGCGTGCAGGATTGAGTGCCAACGCCAGTATCATCCTGGATAAGGCAGATAAGGTGCTTGCCATCAAGGAGGCACTGGTACAGTATGATCCAGAGACTAAGAAACCATACGTAGAGATTGCTACAGGAGATCAGACTTTTGAACGTCGCAACATCGAGCTGGGTTTAAGTGATGGAATATACGTTGAGGTCAAGGATGGAATTACTAGCGCGGATAAGCTCAAAGTATGGAACCCACTTAAGGCGCCACAAGGTCGTGGCGGCTATGGCGGCTAA